DNA from Triticum aestivum cultivar Chinese Spring chromosome 7D, IWGSC CS RefSeq v2.1, whole genome shotgun sequence:
agcggggtggctgaagatctgtctgctcgttgtcaccatcaatctccatgcgtgaagctagttgcgtttgaatctgtgaacagtgggaggaagtttctggcatgtgcagagaaggttaggccctctttcattgttacaaatcatttgttagatgtgattcagacactgtcacggtcccaactcattcataccacaccttcaaccaaacgcatcctaagacagtgtcacagtttgtacctagtatcttaaattgttgccatctcatcagcggtgccattagaaaattatttggcaccgcttcagtagtttgtgcagccaactttggtccacacatccaagcagccaagcagtaaaatactaaatctttatggcacgaaggaacggggcatcagagcaactacgtgctccagagtccgggtccctgatttttttccgttGCATCGGCTCgtcagtgcagggcaccggtgcaagatgtagcaacagttgtctttaccctagttttggcatacatagtggacggtgtgctattagttctatgttactaattttgtgcatgtacacacatgttagtatcaatttgctatcatccaaacactgtcgctatgctattgcagttatatttaccttcctcataaaatgttcaatttgttatttattgtacaggagtaagaacttgtagagttgttgtagttaattatagcttctgatgttccagaatttggttgttgtctgagtagcaattaattcatttgcacattgatctttttgagaagatatgtcataattaacatgttttttcagttttttaaaataaacatcggtgattttctatgttgctataaacccaatccccctacaattgttactgatctagttttaaatattataggatgaacagaagtgttcttacttggagtgggttgatcaagagtggccaaaGTCTTtaaagatgtgcctagcgaagctctggagcatgtatgaggaagagaacagatgtaggcttagagaaagtattgtcaacgctgaagaatatttgaagatgcggaataaaaaagaggaaggtggagaatgagctcagcttttttaaatcagactttgctaagatagtgtttgcgaaggaggaggcactttcccagttggacagtgcaaaacaggttcttactaaactaaaagcagaggtggataagacgtgcCTAGacgatctcgattagggaaatgtatatattgttctaatattgttcttatgaagttgaactagctatatgatgtactgtgctgttttcaggtagctatcgtactatgatgttaaaatatatttatgtgcctgatatgaaattggcaaacagctgttcgatatgaaatgtgaatttgtgtaatacatgaattattaattgtaaactaataaacctgctaaatgtgttatggaactttgcaaacggttctagcagtaaaagcacttgtgatggatagcccaatgccacacagttttcttcatcaaatcgtgtgtgatgtagttgataaaagcaaacagttaaccaaggcagagcgtgtgtgatagttacacctttcacacccgagcctttcacacacgagcctacacataaaaccgtgtgggatgtacatatgaacggaaacgttttccctggattgactgtgtgggatgtatataagaacggaaacgtatttcttggattgactgtgtgtgatgtacatacgaacggaaacgttttccctggattgactgtgtgggatgtacataagaacggaaacgtattccttggattgactgtgtgtgatatacatacctacggaaatgtttttctgggattcaccgtgtgggatgtacatacctacggaaatgtttttctgggattcgccgtgtgggatgtacatacctacggaaatgtttttctgggattcaccatgtgggatgtacatacctacgaaaatgattgggtttcgatgcctcgcccaacCGCACACGGCCCCAACCTgtgtcctaggagggcctatcctcgacgatttctgagtcgtgcgggaaggacccccttatcgcacacactcacttggcgacggttccaaatgccgtcacggaaaggggttaaaaaccgtttgtatagcaccaacgcatACCAGTGCATGGTCAATGACAATGAAGATCCGACCGAAATGGTGTATGAATTGGAGGCCACCACTGCATTTGAAGTCGGGACAACATCTGATCCCAatccgagcaagaagaagaagaccaagacgcCGAAGGCAAGAGGTCCGGCATTCTCAAGATTTGAAGATATCTTGTTGGTCAAAGCTTGATTGGACACAACGATGGATCCAATATGCGTCACCAAGCAAAAGGGAAACACCTATTGGACGAAGATTTGGAAGGAGTATCATGAGCAAAAGGAGTATGTGGAGCCGCATCCTATCGTGACCACTCGCAATGTGGCATCTCTCCAACATCGTTGGGGGATCATTCAAGGGGAAGTGAACAAGTACGTCGGCTACTACGCAGAAGTGACCAAACGCCCTCAAAGTGGGATGGGAGTCGCAACTCACGTAAGCTCGATTGCCTCATCTTGTCGTCCATTGCATATGCTTCTTGTGTTTGCATTCTTGTGCTCATACATATGTTGTTCGCCAGACGGTGGTGACAGCCACTTTGTATCACTAGGTGGAGAAGAAGCCATTTGCTTTTAGCCATTGTTGGGTCATATTGAATGGCAAGCCAAAGTGGAACCAAGTTGTGGCCGGCCTCAAGTCCGGCAAGAAGAGGAATGATGGCTCAAGCTCCAACCAATCAATTGGGTTggacgatgaagatggcggtgtTGTCGTGGAGAATGGAAAAGCCACCGTGTCAAAGGACAACCACCAAGTCATGagaaacaagtgggagaaggcaCGTGCCGACCGTGATGCCGCGGCTACCAAAATGTCGTCAACATGGACGGGCATTTTTTCCGTGAGGGGGAACAAGAAGGCGGAGAGGTACAAGCTCATATTTGATGCGCAAAAGAAAAGGATGGAGTAGGACCGGAAGAGGGCGTAGAAGAAGCTGgaaattgagagggagaagatcGAGTTGGAGAAGCAACAAGCGGCGATCAAATGGGAGCTCGAGAAGGCCAACACATTTGGCGACatagagcttgagaaggagaggttgcaacTCGCACGGGACGCGGAATATGCGAGGATCATGTTGGCGGACGAGACCCTCTGTGATGAGCATTCGAAGAAGTGGCTTGTGGACAAGAAGATGGAGATCAACGATCGTAGGAAGTacgaggcggcgagggcggctgTGGCCCGGATGCAGTCGGAGGAGGCGGCCCGGATGCAGGCGTTGCAGGCAGTCCGGATGTAGGCGGAGCAGGCAGCCCGGATGCAGGCGGAGTAGGACGCATTCCGCCTGGAGCAAGACGCATTTCGCTCAGAGCAGGCGCCGAGCCAGTGATCAGAGGCCATCCGTCACGCTCGGACATTgatttcattttgccatgtctgaTTTGTTGAACTATGATGTTCTTTGCTTTGCTTCAAACTTTGGCATTCAGACAGTTTGTACCGTATAATCGACGTGCATGGATTGCATGTATTTGTGGATCGAATTTTGCGGTATGTAGATGTGCGGCGCAACATTTGAGGGGTGGCCAGTCAGTGCCCGCGGCGCGTTCGCGGGCGTTTGAGGGACCGGATTTGTCAAGTCCGACTGGAGATGGCAATTTTCACCCCGCGGAAGAAAAACTAGGCAATTTTCAGTGTAAGATAAGATCAGAGAAGGGTACGTGATGCAACCATGAAATCATCCGCCCGTAATGTGCTAATCACAAGAATTGGGATCCGTTTCCTGTTTCTCTCCGGTTTCAAACATGCTGCAAGTGGAGGCGAGATGAGAATCATATTCCCTGCGATCGTTTCCCACACACCTGCCACTTGCCAGTTGCTAGTATCACCCCGGCCGGCATGGAATAAAGGCAACTTCCGTCCGCTTCCTTGCTAATTAAGCTTACACGATACACGCACCCCATGCACGTACCCACGCACGTACTTCACCATTTTTCGCCCCTCCAGCTAGCGCACAGTGAGCACCGAATTCCTCCAGCCCTTGACCTCCGATGCAATGCAACCAGTGCACCGTACTGTCTCCATGAGTGCACCagggcaccgtgaagccggaaatTTACCCTGGCATGCACGTGGTCACCGCTTGATCCCTCTCCCCTGCACGTATAGTTGTATACTCGTCGCTGTACAAAAGTTGGTTCACCGGAGCCAAAGCTAAAGATCGATCGATCGATCATCGGTGGGGGTAGAGAAAACCGCATAAACAAAGCCCATCCCACAGACCAAAGAATCGATTCGATTCCCCGTGTGGAGATGATGATATCTTTACTTAGCGCGCTCGTACCACTTTTAATCGCCTTTCCTCCCTCGTTCGATCTCCGCTAATTTCCCGTCGCTGGCTCGCCTCTCAGCTCAAAAGAACCCTAGAAAGGCTGCCTAGCTTCTCCCTGAAACTACTTTGGAGCTCTCATGGATCACACAAAGGCAGATTAAGCTGTCcgtgtacacacacacacatactgaCAGACAGGTTCGGCTAGCTTAGTTGTGTAGATCGCGACCCTGCGTATACCTTCCTTCTCGCCGGGGTCTCCGCCGGCCGTCGCTTTGCTTGCCGGCAAGGCTTCCCGGATCCTCCCCTTCCTCCCAGCTACATTTGGCCTCACCGAAAGCTGCTCTGCTACTGCTAGCCTGCGCGTGACAAGGCTTCTGCGTGCGTGGCTTCGTGCATGTGTTCGCGCGGCCAGGGTGGCGCTCTAGCGCAAGCTTCTTCTTGGCGGTACTAGTTTCTTGCTGCCGCATATATGCCTGGCTCGCGCGTCGCCTGCCATTTACGCTTGCTAGATGAACGCCGCATGCCACTGTTGCTGACGTGCAGGGCCTGATCGACCAGAGTGTACGTGCTGCGAATCTCTTTGGACGTTGATCCGTTCGTCTTGGAAGATTGGGTGAGTGGGTCAAAATTAAGATGATCTTTCAATGGTGAAATTGTATTGTGTTGTATAGTTTGTTTCATGGTGTTTTATTCGATCTGAAATGTGTGTCTATTGTCTCTGTTTTGCTGGGATGGAGACAGGAAGATCGAACCTGCTGAGACGTGGTGCTTGATCGTGGTTGAGGTGATCGAGGAAGGATGGGCGGCAACCATGAGGCGCACCACGAGGACTTTCAGCTCAAGGACACGAACCCGCTGCTGGGCGAGCAATGGCCCAAGGGGGCggcgggcccggcgcggcccgCCGTGGGCGGCGGCATCGCGGGGTGGCTGGGCATGGACAAGCCGTCCAGCACGTACGACCTGGTGGAGCAGATGTTCTTCCTCTACGTGCGCGTGGTGAAGGCCAAGGACCTGCCGCCCAACCCCATCACCGGCGCGCCCATGGACCCCTACGTGGAGGTGAAGCTGGGCAACTACAAAGGCACCACCAAGCACCGCGCCACCCCGGAGTGGGACCAGGTCTTCGCCTTCTCCAAGTCCCGCGTCCAGTCCAACGCCCTCGAGGTCTACCTCAAGGACCGCGACATGCTCGGCCGCGACGACTACGTCGGCCGCGTCCTCTTCGACCTCGCCGAGGTGCCCACCCGCGTGCCGCCCGACAGCCCGCTCGCCCCGCAGTGGTACCGCCTCGAGCAGCGCCGCGGCGGCGACGCCGGCTACAAGGTGCGCGGGGAGCTCATGCTCGCCGTCTGGATCGGCACCCAGGCCGACGAGGCCTTCCCCGAGGCCTGGCACTCCGACGCCGCCACCGTGCGCGGCGAGGGCGTCGCCAGCGTCCGCTCCAAGGCCTACGTCTCGCCCAAGCTCTGGTACCTCCGCGTCAACGTCATCGAGGCGCAGGACGTGCAGCCGCAGTCCCGCGGCCGCGCCCCCGAGGTCTTCGTCAAGGCGCAGCTCGGCAACCAGGTCCTCAAGACCTCCGTCGTGCCCGCGCCCACGCTCAACCCGCGCTGGAACGAGGACCTGCTCTTCGTCGTCGCCGAGCCGTTCGAGGAGCAGCTGGTCATGACGGTGGAGGACCGGGTGTCGCCGCGCAAGGACGACCTCCTCGGCCGCGTCCAGCTCCCGCTCACGCTCTTTGAGAAGCGCCTCGACCACCGCCCGTTCGTGCAGTCCCGGTGGTTCGACCTCGAGAAGTTCGGCATCGCCGGCGCCATCGAGGGCGAGACGCGGCGCGAGCTCCGCTTCGCCAGCCGCGTCCACGTCCGAGCCTGCCTCGAGGGCGCGTACCACGTCATGGACGAGTCCACCATGTACATCAGCGACACCCGCCCCACGGCGCGGCAGCTCTGGAAGCCGCCCGTCGGCGTGCTCGAGGTCGGCATCCTCAGCGCCACCGGCCTCCAGCCGATGAAAAAACTGGAAGGCCGGGGAAGCACCGACGCCTACTGCGTCGCCAAGTATGGGCAGAAGTGGGTGCGCACGCGCACCATGATCGGCACCTTCAGCCCGACGTGGAACGAGCAGTACACGTGGGAGGTGTTCGACCCGAGCACCGTCATCACCATCGGCGTCTTCGACAACTGccacctcggcggcggcggcaacggaaACAACGGCGGAGgaggtgcaggaggaggaggagggcctccGGCGAGGGACGCACGCATCGGCAAGATCCGCATCCGCCTATCCACACTGGAAACCGACCGCGTGTACACGCACGCGTACCCGCTGATCCTGCTGACGCCGTCGGGGGTGAAGAAGATGGGCGAGCTCCGGCTGGCCGTGCGCTTCACCTGCCTCTCCATGATGAACATGGTGCACCTCTACACGCAGCCGCTGCTCCCCAAGATGCACTACCTGCACCCCTTCACGGTCACGCAGCTGGACGCGCTCCGGTACCAGGCCATGGGCATCGTGGCGGCGCGGCTGGGCCGCGCGGAGCCGCCGCTGCGCCGCGAGGTGGTGGAGTACATGCTGGACGTGGAGTCCCACATGTGGAGCATGCGCCGGAGCAAGGCCAACTTCTTCCGCGCCGTCTCGCTCttctccggcgccgccgccgccgcgcggtgGTTCGCCGACGTCTGCCACTGGAAGAACGTGGCCACCACGGCGCTCGTGCACgtgctcctcctcatcctcatctgctACCCGGAGCTCATCCTCCCCACCGTCTTCCTCTACATGTTCATGATCGGCCTCTGGAActaccgccgccgcccgcgccacccgcCCCACATGGACACCAAGATGTCCTGGGCCGAGGCCGTGCACCCAGACGAGCTCGACGAGGAGTTCGACACCTTCCCGACGTCGAGGCAGCAGGACGTCGTGTACATGCGCTACGACCGGCTGCGCAGCGTCGCCGGCAGGATACAGACCGTCGTCGGCGACATGGCCACGCAGGGGGAGCGGCTGCAGTCGCTGCTCAGCTGGCGCGACCCGAGGGCGTCCTGCCTCTTCGTCTTCTTCTGCCTCATCGCCGCGGTGGTGCTCTACGTCACGCCGTTCCGGGTCGTGGCGCTCGTCGCCGGGCTGTTCCTGCTCCGGCACCCGCGGTTCCGAACCAAGCTGCCGGCCGTGCCAAGCAACTTCTTCCGGCGGCTGCCGTCGCGGGCGGACAGCATGCTCTGAATTACTATGAGTGACCTACTCCTATAAGGCTTGTTCTTCGATCGGGTCAGAATCCAgacttctgattttctttttccaAGTAAAAAAAGACTCTGATTCGTTTTCATATGAGAGTGTTTGTTAATTATAAATGCTGAGTTTGAACACTGTGGGTTTGAGAACACCCCCCGTGTAAGTGTAACTATGTTTGTCTCGAGAAGAATGGCAATAATTGCATGCTTGAAGCTATAGGAATAAAAATGTTTTTTTATGAAGGCAATATATGAATGGAATTGCTAATTCACATCTTCTATAAGTTcttaggccttctttggttcatagggtaaGAAAATCGTAGGAATagaaaagtcataggaaatgagatgacatgtatctcaaatcctatgagtagaaataggaaaggagatgccctttaattcacatcataggattttttctattgagtctaggctaatgtttattttcctatgaaatatggaggataggaagaattccttcataggaataggattccattcctacaaaccaaagggctctaaagaaaTTTTTTCTATAGAAATtatatcctatgaaattcctataaaatttctaaaccaaaggaggccgcCATTGGATATACATGTTGTAAATTTCGTGCAAACATCCATATCTGGAGTTGCGTTTTTTGTTGTGCGCTCCCGTGCCTCGTTTTGTTGGCctggtttttcttttttcctttttgtcgGCCCGATTCATAGCTGGGTGAGGGGGCGCGGCCGAGCGCCCATATTCCTCGCCTTCAGCGATTGTAACTCCCgggcatttgaaaaatgttgaacaagtatttgaaaaatgttaatcaagcattcaaaaaaatattgaacaaatatttgaaaaatgttgaaaaagtattttaaAACGTTAATCAAGCATTCAAATTTTTTTTGAACAattatttataaaatgttaatcgagtattcaaaaaatgttgaataagtatatgaaaaatgttaatcgagcatcttgaaaaatgttgaacaagtatttcaaaaaattgttgaaaaagtgtttgaaaaatattGATCGAGTGtacaaaaaatattgaacaagcattcgaaaaatgttgaatgtgtatagaaAATATGTTGACCATGATTTAATGAGTGTTAATCTAGTATTtgaataaaacaaataaaaacaagaaacaaaggaaaaaaaactgaagaaaagcgatgaaaaaggaaagaaaagaaaaaaaacacagtGAAAACCGAGAAGTATATGAAGAAAGCCGAAGAAAGACAAAAATACCCAATAAAATAGAGAAAAACGGggaaaagcaaaagaaaaagaaaaacagaaagaaaaacccAGAAAATCCAGTGAAACCCCCGATCTTTTCGCCTTAAGTATGGTTGCGCCCACCTACAGTATTCGCAAGTGTGGACCCCAACCCTTTTTGCCTTCGTTGCAAGTTTTTC
Protein-coding regions in this window:
- the LOC123168210 gene encoding FT-interacting protein 1, with the protein product MGGNHEAHHEDFQLKDTNPLLGEQWPKGAAGPARPAVGGGIAGWLGMDKPSSTYDLVEQMFFLYVRVVKAKDLPPNPITGAPMDPYVEVKLGNYKGTTKHRATPEWDQVFAFSKSRVQSNALEVYLKDRDMLGRDDYVGRVLFDLAEVPTRVPPDSPLAPQWYRLEQRRGGDAGYKVRGELMLAVWIGTQADEAFPEAWHSDAATVRGEGVASVRSKAYVSPKLWYLRVNVIEAQDVQPQSRGRAPEVFVKAQLGNQVLKTSVVPAPTLNPRWNEDLLFVVAEPFEEQLVMTVEDRVSPRKDDLLGRVQLPLTLFEKRLDHRPFVQSRWFDLEKFGIAGAIEGETRRELRFASRVHVRACLEGAYHVMDESTMYISDTRPTARQLWKPPVGVLEVGILSATGLQPMKKLEGRGSTDAYCVAKYGQKWVRTRTMIGTFSPTWNEQYTWEVFDPSTVITIGVFDNCHLGGGGNGNNGGGGAGGGGGPPARDARIGKIRIRLSTLETDRVYTHAYPLILLTPSGVKKMGELRLAVRFTCLSMMNMVHLYTQPLLPKMHYLHPFTVTQLDALRYQAMGIVAARLGRAEPPLRREVVEYMLDVESHMWSMRRSKANFFRAVSLFSGAAAAARWFADVCHWKNVATTALVHVLLLILICYPELILPTVFLYMFMIGLWNYRRRPRHPPHMDTKMSWAEAVHPDELDEEFDTFPTSRQQDVVYMRYDRLRSVAGRIQTVVGDMATQGERLQSLLSWRDPRASCLFVFFCLIAAVVLYVTPFRVVALVAGLFLLRHPRFRTKLPAVPSNFFRRLPSRADSML